In Mastigocladopsis repens PCC 10914, a single window of DNA contains:
- a CDS encoding Ycf51 family protein, whose amino-acid sequence MFTPADFLKYTQWSGIATIVFAAVAVLGFIFKWGIRFRLIGSTGFMLVLTGGLFALSLTPLSRTVIPGAVRYSRVYDNGATQTVISIPSQITPSELEATLRQAASDLYSYGRLGTLTDNQLTIRARTIVHPEPGISIPLYLGQVKRSLASREDSQMAIEIYQDKFAQLPKSIS is encoded by the coding sequence ATGTTCACACCTGCTGACTTTCTCAAATACACCCAGTGGTCGGGTATTGCAACAATAGTATTTGCTGCTGTGGCAGTTTTGGGTTTTATTTTCAAATGGGGTATTCGCTTTCGACTCATTGGTTCGACAGGCTTTATGCTGGTGCTGACCGGCGGTCTATTTGCTTTATCATTGACACCCTTGTCTCGCACTGTCATTCCAGGTGCAGTAAGGTACAGTCGGGTTTATGACAACGGAGCAACACAAACGGTCATTAGTATCCCATCACAAATTACCCCATCAGAATTAGAAGCTACCCTACGTCAAGCAGCTAGTGACTTGTATTCTTATGGTCGCTTGGGGACACTGACAGATAACCAGTTGACTATTCGAGCGCGTACTATTGTCCACCCGGAACCTGGAATTTCCATACCATTATACTTGGGTCAAGTCAAGCGATCGCTCGCTTCTCGTGAAGATTCTCAGATGGCGATCGAGATTTACCAGGACAAATTCGCCCAATTACCCAAATCCATCTCTTGA
- a CDS encoding peptidoglycan-binding domain-containing protein encodes MPSTSDARDTREETVQIQSSKAVLRQGSKGKAVEELQNLLSYWGIYTGPINGEFEPQTEQAVKEFQRRVFLQEDGIVGERTWRVLATGAPVDMPELSKGCNGELVRKVQRVLKSTCDYIGWIDGDFGPLTESALTSLQRRCELSVTGVVEEKTWYALSKISQ; translated from the coding sequence ATGCCATCAACAAGTGATGCCAGGGACACCAGGGAAGAGACAGTGCAAATACAGTCAAGCAAGGCAGTACTACGGCAAGGTTCTAAAGGTAAAGCCGTGGAGGAACTGCAAAACCTCTTGTCTTATTGGGGTATTTATACAGGACCTATCAATGGTGAGTTTGAACCACAGACCGAACAAGCCGTTAAAGAATTTCAGCGGCGAGTCTTTCTGCAAGAAGATGGGATTGTAGGAGAGCGAACTTGGCGTGTGCTTGCCACGGGCGCGCCTGTCGATATGCCAGAATTAAGTAAAGGCTGCAACGGAGAATTGGTAAGGAAAGTCCAGCGCGTTCTCAAATCAACCTGTGATTACATAGGATGGATTGATGGGGATTTTGGACCTCTGACAGAGTCAGCGCTGACAAGCTTGCAACGGCGCTGTGAACTATCAGTGACAGGTGTTGTGGAAGAGAAGACCTGGTATGCCTTAAGTAAAATATCTCAGTAA
- the hisG gene encoding ATP phosphoribosyltransferase has protein sequence MLTVALPKGELLKNSICILQAVGLDFSAFLDSSNRQLQISDSSGQAKGLLVRAQDVPVYVEYGQAQLGIVGYDVLREKKPQVAHLVDLEFGHCRMSVAVKQSSPYRSALELPPHGRVASKYVNCAREYFHNLDLPVEIVPLYGSVELGPITGMSEAIVDLVSTGRTLRENGLVEIETLYESTARLIVHPLSYRLNTDNLLGWVEQLRSKVLSRV, from the coding sequence ATGCTAACTGTTGCATTGCCAAAAGGGGAACTTCTCAAAAATAGCATCTGCATCTTGCAAGCTGTGGGATTGGATTTTAGTGCTTTTTTGGACTCAAGTAACCGCCAACTTCAGATTTCCGATTCTAGCGGTCAAGCCAAAGGGCTGCTGGTGCGAGCGCAGGATGTGCCAGTATATGTCGAATATGGTCAGGCACAGCTAGGTATCGTCGGATATGATGTCTTGCGGGAGAAAAAGCCACAAGTCGCCCACTTAGTTGATTTAGAGTTTGGACATTGTCGAATGTCTGTGGCGGTGAAACAGTCCAGTCCTTATCGTTCGGCTCTAGAATTACCACCTCATGGTCGAGTGGCTTCTAAGTATGTAAATTGTGCGCGTGAATATTTTCACAATCTGGATTTACCTGTAGAAATTGTACCGTTGTATGGTTCGGTGGAGCTAGGTCCAATTACGGGGATGTCAGAGGCTATTGTAGATTTGGTTTCCACAGGGCGAACCTTACGCGAGAATGGTTTGGTTGAAATTGAAACTTTGTACGAAAGTACAGCAAGATTGATTGTCCATCCGCTGAGTTATCGCCTAAACACGGATAATTTACTAGGATGGGTTGAGCAACTGCGCTCAAAAGTTCTTTCTAGAGTTTAA
- a CDS encoding 1-acyl-sn-glycerol-3-phosphate acyltransferase has translation MINQHSDNLFNPQLEKTSVEQYNFGWFDRFCLWYPPGWLIVFNRHWQHYHKDPDGWNWLEYGLFLIPGGFYIALFIRWLRLGCRSPRSEVGEFDPNYQKAFRYEVIAPIVKYYFRGELHNIEKLPQTGPMIVAMNHAGMCFPWDFLTLGYLLSKTQGWLVQPLAGISLFDHPWVIWWLPPGWSKVLGGVRAELNDFEAAIQERKILLYAPEGLRGPRKGWGKRYQLETFDLSFIQLSQRYQIPILPVICIGNENLHPWTLNIKKLQKLLNLPFLPISPLIPLFILFPSMGVWAMRSRLRYAIQPLYTAELNGDKTKRSEAYQKAQQLREKLQGQIDQLLNKTVRTEEF, from the coding sequence GTGATTAATCAACACTCTGATAACCTTTTCAACCCTCAACTTGAAAAAACATCAGTTGAACAATATAACTTTGGCTGGTTTGATCGGTTTTGTCTGTGGTATCCTCCTGGATGGCTGATTGTATTCAACCGCCACTGGCAACACTATCACAAAGATCCAGATGGTTGGAATTGGTTGGAGTATGGGTTATTTTTGATTCCCGGTGGATTTTACATAGCACTTTTCATTCGCTGGTTACGGCTAGGCTGTCGTTCACCTCGTAGTGAAGTAGGTGAATTTGACCCAAATTATCAAAAAGCTTTTCGATATGAAGTTATTGCTCCAATTGTTAAATATTATTTTCGCGGAGAGTTGCATAACATTGAAAAATTGCCACAAACAGGACCAATGATTGTGGCAATGAATCATGCAGGAATGTGTTTTCCCTGGGACTTTTTAACGTTAGGTTATCTATTAAGTAAAACACAAGGATGGTTGGTGCAACCGTTGGCTGGTATATCTTTGTTTGACCATCCTTGGGTCATTTGGTGGTTACCACCCGGATGGTCAAAGGTTTTAGGTGGTGTGAGAGCAGAGTTAAATGATTTTGAGGCTGCAATACAAGAACGTAAAATTCTCTTATATGCACCAGAAGGTTTACGCGGACCGAGAAAAGGTTGGGGAAAACGTTATCAACTAGAAACTTTTGATTTAAGTTTTATTCAATTAAGCCAACGTTATCAAATTCCTATCTTGCCTGTTATTTGCATCGGTAATGAAAATTTACATCCTTGGACTTTAAATATTAAAAAGTTGCAGAAGCTATTAAATTTACCATTTTTGCCTATATCACCTTTAATACCATTATTTATTCTCTTTCCATCAATGGGAGTCTGGGCGATGAGAAGTCGCTTGCGTTACGCTATTCAGCCTTTATACACAGCAGAGTTAAATGGCGATAAGACAAAAAGATCAGAGGCTTATCAAAAAGCACAACAATTACGAGAAAAACTCCAAGGTCAAATCGATCAGTTGTTAAACAAAACAGTTAGAACTGAAGAGTTTTGA
- a CDS encoding lysylphosphatidylglycerol synthase transmembrane domain-containing protein codes for MKIKPITFIKTIISIGLLALVFTRIDFEEAWTHFQHLSFPFIIFALLFYTGCQYLSCWRWQIVLNSSGHSAPMSSLVSSYFAGMFLNIFLPGALGGDVYRVYRVAKHTKDSEVAVVSVFLERFTGLAALSALALIGLPPAFKLVGRWDIILLFLTCVASLVGAVLLISSPKLLIWAEPWLEKLRLSKVATRFAKIQILLRKFAQHRQALALSMGLSMLLQLAIVYYHYLVAQQLKIPISYLQLLVFIPIIVVVTLLPISLGGLGLKEGLWVYLFNRIGLTAEQALLLSLTITALSWLLSLPGLVILLLDSTGFRLARQGKVD; via the coding sequence ATGAAAATCAAACCTATAACATTTATCAAAACAATAATTAGTATAGGTCTACTGGCATTAGTCTTCACTCGCATAGATTTTGAGGAAGCGTGGACTCATTTTCAACATCTCTCTTTCCCTTTTATTATCTTTGCCTTACTCTTCTACACAGGTTGTCAATATTTAAGTTGCTGGCGCTGGCAGATAGTTCTTAATTCTAGTGGTCATTCAGCACCAATGAGTAGTCTGGTCAGTAGCTATTTTGCTGGAATGTTTCTCAATATTTTTCTCCCAGGTGCGCTTGGTGGAGATGTTTATCGAGTTTATCGGGTTGCTAAACATACTAAAGACTCAGAGGTCGCAGTCGTATCTGTCTTTTTAGAAAGATTTACAGGACTGGCGGCTTTATCAGCTTTGGCTTTAATTGGTCTGCCACCTGCTTTTAAATTAGTGGGGCGTTGGGATATTATTTTGCTATTTCTCACCTGTGTCGCAAGTCTTGTAGGAGCAGTTCTGCTGATATCAAGTCCTAAGCTGTTAATTTGGGCAGAGCCGTGGTTGGAAAAGTTGCGTCTGAGCAAAGTGGCGACTCGTTTTGCCAAAATTCAAATTCTATTGCGAAAATTTGCCCAACACCGCCAAGCTCTAGCTTTATCAATGGGACTTTCGATGTTACTTCAGCTAGCGATAGTCTACTACCATTACCTTGTGGCGCAACAGCTGAAAATCCCTATTTCTTATTTACAACTTTTAGTGTTTATTCCTATCATCGTTGTGGTAACTTTGCTTCCCATCTCTTTGGGAGGGCTGGGGCTAAAAGAGGGTTTATGGGTTTATCTGTTCAATCGCATTGGTTTGACTGCGGAGCAAGCCCTACTGCTATCTTTGACGATTACAGCTTTAAGTTGGTTGTTGAGTTTGCCAGGTTTGGTGATTTTGCTTTTGGATTCTACAGGATTTCGCCTGGCAAGGCAGGGTAAGGTGGATTGA
- the rppA gene encoding two-component system response regulator RppA encodes MQILLVDDEAELTDPLSRLLTREGYSVDAAYDGTSGSQLAQSRSYDLLILDWMLPGKTGLEICQELRRQGKITPVLFLTAKDTLNDRVEGLDAGADDYLVKPFELRELLARVRALLRRSGSPSYGTTTQRLIVADLELDSENQVAYRRGRSIDLSEKESQLLQYFMENTGQLLTHAQILQYLWKDDEQPSSNVIAALIRLLRRKIEQAGETPLIHTVYGKGYRFGVSP; translated from the coding sequence ATGCAAATTTTGCTCGTTGATGATGAAGCTGAATTAACTGACCCTTTGAGTCGGTTGTTAACTCGTGAGGGATATAGCGTTGATGCCGCTTATGATGGGACAAGTGGTAGCCAACTTGCACAAAGCCGCAGTTATGACTTACTGATTTTAGATTGGATGCTGCCAGGAAAAACGGGGTTGGAGATTTGTCAGGAATTACGACGCCAAGGCAAAATCACACCTGTTTTGTTTCTTACCGCTAAAGATACTCTGAATGACCGAGTGGAAGGCTTGGATGCAGGCGCGGACGACTATTTGGTTAAACCTTTTGAGTTGCGGGAGTTACTAGCACGAGTCCGTGCTTTATTGCGTCGTTCCGGTTCCCCAAGCTATGGGACAACAACCCAAAGGCTTATAGTAGCTGACTTAGAACTCGATAGCGAAAACCAAGTGGCTTATCGTCGAGGCAGGAGCATCGATTTATCAGAAAAAGAAAGCCAGCTCCTGCAATATTTTATGGAAAATACCGGACAATTGCTCACTCACGCGCAGATTCTCCAATATCTCTGGAAAGATGACGAACAACCTAGCAGTAATGTCATTGCAGCATTAATTCGTCTGCTGCGGCGCAAGATTGAACAAGCTGGCGAAACACCGTTAATTCATACTGTCTATGGCAAAGGATACCGCTTTGGTGTTTCTCCGTAA
- a CDS encoding iron-containing alcohol dehydrogenase family protein, with product MPNPSTETLSTPTSSSLLTLCVAPAKVIRGSQILAQATDAIARLGSRPLVVGGEQTLAVTQHLQPLLKQQQLHIAQASYTPDCSEASLKALRKVAKEHKTDVIIGVGGGKALDTAKLIAHQLQLPVVTIPTSAATCAAWTALSNVYSDEGAFLYDVALTSCPDLLILDYDLIKTAPQRTLVAGIGDAIAKWYEASVSSGHSEQTLIIAAVQQARVLRDILFQKSADALKEPGSEAWQQVVDATVLLAGVIGGLGGAQCRTVAAHAIHNGLTHISKSGSIHGEKVAYGILVQLRLEEMVQGNQLAAAARQQLLKFYAEIGLPQKLGDLGLGNITLGELQKAAEIALDPHSDIHRLPFKVAVEQLMAAMVSTTAPAEGRTHMGLTPVVNEVE from the coding sequence ATGCCCAATCCATCGACTGAAACTTTGTCTACTCCAACCTCTAGTTCATTACTCACTCTTTGCGTAGCTCCAGCAAAGGTCATCCGTGGCTCGCAGATATTGGCACAAGCAACTGATGCGATCGCTCGTTTGGGAAGTCGTCCCCTAGTTGTGGGAGGTGAACAGACTCTTGCTGTCACCCAACACTTGCAACCACTGCTGAAACAACAACAGCTACATATTGCCCAAGCCTCTTATACTCCTGATTGTAGTGAAGCCAGCTTGAAAGCTTTACGTAAGGTAGCAAAAGAACATAAAACCGATGTTATTATTGGTGTTGGTGGTGGTAAAGCACTAGATACGGCTAAATTAATTGCTCACCAGTTGCAATTGCCAGTGGTGACAATTCCCACCTCAGCGGCTACCTGTGCGGCTTGGACTGCTCTATCGAATGTCTATTCTGATGAAGGGGCATTTCTCTACGATGTGGCATTGACAAGTTGTCCTGATTTACTGATACTCGATTACGACTTGATTAAAACTGCTCCCCAACGTACCCTTGTAGCGGGAATAGGGGATGCGATCGCCAAATGGTATGAAGCCTCAGTCAGCAGCGGACACTCAGAACAAACCTTAATCATAGCCGCAGTGCAACAAGCGCGAGTTTTGCGAGATATCCTCTTCCAAAAATCTGCCGATGCGCTTAAAGAACCTGGTAGCGAAGCTTGGCAACAAGTCGTAGATGCAACGGTTCTCCTTGCTGGAGTTATTGGGGGATTAGGAGGCGCACAGTGTCGTACGGTTGCGGCTCATGCCATACACAATGGTTTAACTCACATTTCTAAAAGTGGCAGCATTCATGGCGAAAAAGTCGCCTACGGTATCTTGGTGCAACTGCGTTTAGAAGAGATGGTACAAGGCAATCAACTGGCAGCTGCGGCACGGCAACAATTATTAAAGTTTTACGCAGAGATAGGATTACCCCAAAAATTGGGCGATTTAGGATTAGGCAACATCACCCTAGGCGAATTGCAAAAAGCTGCTGAAATTGCTCTAGATCCTCATTCTGACATCCACCGACTCCCATTTAAAGTTGCAGTAGAACAATTGATGGCGGCGATGGTTTCCACCACTGCGCCAGCAGAAGGACGCACTCATATGGGTTTAACGCCTGTTGTGAATGAGGTTGAGTAA
- a CDS encoding aspartate aminotransferase, translating to MTLDWIAPAERIQKLPPYVFARLDELKAKAREQGLDLIDLGMGNPDGATPQPVIEAAIKALQNPANHGYPPFEGTASFRHAITSWYRRRYGVDLDSDSEALPLLGSKEGLAHLAIAYINPGDLILVPSPAYPAHFRGPVIAGGKVHSLILKPENDWLIDLGAIPEDVAQSAKILYFNYPSNPTAATAPREFFEEIVAFARKYEILLVHDLCYAELAFDGYQPTSLLEIPGAKDIGVEFHTLSKTYNMAGWRVGFVVGNRHIIQGLRTLKTNLDYGIFAALQTAAETALQLSDDYLHEVQERYRTRRDFLIQGLAQLGWNLSKTKATMYLWVPCPVGISSTDFALKVLQQTGVVVTPGNAFGVAGEGYVRISLIADCDRLGEALHRFKQANIRFQ from the coding sequence ATGACATTAGATTGGATTGCCCCAGCTGAACGCATACAGAAATTACCACCCTATGTATTTGCCCGTCTAGATGAACTCAAGGCTAAAGCACGAGAGCAAGGGCTGGATTTGATTGATTTGGGTATGGGAAACCCGGATGGTGCAACACCGCAACCAGTCATAGAAGCGGCGATCAAAGCTTTGCAAAATCCTGCCAATCATGGCTATCCTCCTTTTGAGGGTACAGCAAGTTTCCGCCACGCCATCACTAGCTGGTATCGTCGTCGTTACGGAGTCGATTTAGATTCAGACAGCGAAGCATTACCACTTCTAGGTTCTAAAGAAGGATTGGCGCATCTTGCCATAGCCTACATTAATCCAGGTGACTTGATTCTAGTCCCCTCTCCAGCCTATCCTGCCCATTTTCGTGGTCCAGTGATTGCTGGGGGAAAAGTTCACAGCTTAATTCTCAAACCAGAGAATGACTGGCTTATTGATTTGGGGGCAATTCCTGAGGATGTTGCCCAAAGCGCAAAGATTCTCTATTTTAATTATCCCAGTAATCCGACAGCTGCAACTGCACCCCGTGAATTTTTTGAAGAAATTGTCGCCTTTGCCCGTAAATATGAGATTCTGCTCGTGCATGATTTGTGTTATGCGGAGCTCGCTTTTGATGGCTATCAACCGACGAGTTTGTTAGAAATTCCGGGCGCCAAAGACATTGGCGTTGAGTTTCATACCCTTTCCAAAACCTACAACATGGCAGGTTGGCGCGTTGGTTTTGTGGTTGGGAACCGCCATATCATTCAAGGTTTGCGGACGCTGAAAACGAACTTGGATTATGGCATTTTTGCAGCATTGCAAACGGCAGCAGAAACCGCATTGCAACTGAGCGATGATTATTTACATGAGGTACAAGAACGCTACCGTACCCGCCGCGATTTTCTTATTCAAGGCTTGGCACAGTTAGGTTGGAATCTAAGTAAAACCAAGGCAACAATGTATCTGTGGGTTCCTTGTCCTGTTGGCATCAGTTCCACAGATTTTGCTCTCAAGGTATTGCAACAGACTGGTGTCGTTGTCACTCCAGGTAATGCCTTTGGAGTTGCGGGTGAAGGGTATGTGCGAATTAGCTTGATTGCAGATTGCGATCGCCTGGGTGAAGCGTTGCACCGTTTCAAACAAGCTAATATCCGCTTTCAATAA
- a CDS encoding class I SAM-dependent methyltransferase — MPEETLDFDTNPPVAINEYDNMAQMALPGYEAMHTMALSCLKAHLRETGNLLIVGAGTGMELVKFGQGNSQWQMLGVDPSVNMLSIAQEKIQQHSLSERVKLFEGYTHDLPATPLYDAATCILVMHFLPDDGSKLALLQSIAQRLKSSATFIVVDMFGEKGTRELEQMISILKLFWQEMGMKSEIMAQLLETFNQSVYPIPEARELQLLQQAGFGNIIRFYTGLWVGGWVAIKD, encoded by the coding sequence ATGCCAGAAGAGACACTAGATTTTGACACCAACCCACCAGTTGCAATCAACGAATACGACAACATGGCTCAGATGGCTTTGCCTGGTTATGAGGCAATGCATACAATGGCATTGTCTTGTTTGAAAGCGCACCTAAGGGAAACAGGTAATTTGTTGATTGTGGGTGCTGGTACGGGGATGGAGTTAGTCAAGTTTGGTCAGGGCAATTCACAGTGGCAGATGTTAGGCGTAGACCCATCTGTTAATATGCTATCCATTGCCCAAGAGAAAATACAGCAGCACTCCTTATCTGAAAGAGTCAAGTTATTTGAAGGATATACTCACGATTTGCCTGCTACTCCCCTGTATGATGCAGCAACTTGCATTTTAGTGATGCATTTTCTCCCAGATGATGGCAGCAAATTAGCATTACTTCAAAGTATTGCTCAGCGATTGAAATCATCAGCTACTTTTATTGTGGTAGATATGTTTGGTGAAAAAGGCACTCGTGAATTAGAACAGATGATTTCGATATTGAAACTTTTTTGGCAAGAAATGGGCATGAAATCAGAAATAATGGCTCAATTACTAGAAACATTCAACCAAAGTGTTTATCCTATTCCAGAGGCAAGAGAGTTACAATTATTACAGCAAGCAGGCTTTGGAAATATCATCAGATTTTATACAGGGCTTTGGGTTGGCGGTTGGGTAGCAATTAAAGATTGA